One Kitasatospora sp. NBC_01266 genomic window carries:
- a CDS encoding carbohydrate kinase family protein gives MRIAVAGSIATDHLMTFPGRITDQLVADRLHAVSLSFLVDTLDIRRGGVAPNISFGMGLLGLRPVLVGAAGADFAEYRSWLERHNVDTQSVHISETRHTARFMCTTDEDHNQIASFYTGAMAEARNIELKPVADRIGGLDLVLIGADDPQAMVRHTQECRTRGYAFAADPSQQLARLDGDDIREIVDGAAYLFTNEYEAGLIESKTGWDAADVLARVGTRVTTLGPKGVRIERQGEPDITVPCVPELKKADPTGVGDGFRAGFLAGLHWELGLERAAQIGCALATLVIETIGTQEYELRAGHFLDRFAAAYGEQAAAEVRAKLA, from the coding sequence GTGCGCATCGCCGTCGCCGGTTCGATTGCCACCGATCATCTGATGACCTTCCCGGGTCGGATCACTGACCAGCTGGTCGCCGACCGGCTGCACGCGGTGTCGCTCTCCTTCCTGGTCGACACCCTGGACATCCGCCGTGGTGGCGTCGCGCCGAACATCAGCTTCGGCATGGGCCTGCTCGGGCTGCGCCCGGTGCTGGTGGGCGCGGCCGGCGCCGACTTCGCCGAGTACCGGTCCTGGCTGGAGCGGCACAACGTGGACACCCAGTCCGTGCACATCTCGGAGACCCGGCACACCGCCCGCTTCATGTGCACCACGGACGAGGACCACAACCAGATCGCGTCCTTCTACACCGGGGCGATGGCGGAGGCCCGCAACATCGAGCTGAAGCCGGTCGCCGACCGGATCGGCGGCCTGGACCTGGTGCTGATCGGCGCCGACGACCCGCAGGCGATGGTCCGGCACACCCAGGAGTGCCGCACCCGCGGTTACGCCTTCGCCGCCGACCCCTCGCAGCAGCTGGCCCGGCTGGACGGCGACGACATCCGCGAGATCGTGGACGGCGCCGCCTACCTGTTCACCAACGAGTACGAGGCCGGGCTGATCGAGTCCAAGACCGGCTGGGACGCCGCCGACGTGCTGGCGCGGGTCGGCACCCGGGTCACCACGCTGGGCCCCAAGGGCGTGCGGATCGAGCGCCAGGGCGAGCCGGACATCACGGTGCCGTGCGTGCCCGAGCTGAAGAAGGCCGACCCGACCGGCGTCGGCGACGGCTTCCGGGCCGGTTTCCTGGCCGGCCTGCACTGGGAGCTCGGCCTGGAGCGGGCCGCCCAGATCGGCTGCGCGCTGGCCACCCTGGTGATCGAGACCATCGGCACCCAGGAGTACGAGCTGCGCGCCGGCCACTTCCTGGACCGCTTCGCCGCCGCCTACGGCGAGCAGGCCGCCGCGGAGGTCCGCGCCAAGCTGGCCTGA
- a CDS encoding GNAT family N-acetyltransferase yields the protein MILRQVRDTRADAEAVRLIAAEAFGASAPWPAREPGEAEIARHHARTRHLASTDPEGCWLAEEGGRAIGFALSMRREGVWILALFCVLPEFQGKGVGRVLLERAAAHGRACLRGMTTVHADPAAARRYRRADFHLHPTMRLTGRVDRAGLLDPGSIPVHPGNATHRELLDSIDRRLRGAAHGPDHQLMLAHYDELLVADTVFGSGYCYRLGGEVKLLAATSKRLAVRLLREALARVPEETEARVEFLTAEQEWAVDVGLELGLGLHNHGFLALRGMRPPAPYLPSGGLL from the coding sequence ATGATCCTGCGTCAGGTCCGTGACACCCGCGCGGATGCCGAAGCCGTCCGACTGATCGCCGCCGAGGCCTTCGGCGCGTCGGCCCCGTGGCCCGCGCGGGAGCCGGGCGAGGCCGAGATCGCCAGGCACCACGCCAGGACCAGACACCTGGCGAGCACCGACCCCGAGGGCTGCTGGCTGGCCGAGGAGGGCGGCCGGGCGATCGGCTTCGCGCTCTCGATGCGCCGCGAGGGCGTGTGGATCCTCGCGCTGTTCTGCGTGCTGCCCGAGTTCCAGGGCAAGGGCGTCGGGCGGGTGCTGCTGGAGCGGGCCGCCGCGCACGGCCGGGCCTGCCTGCGCGGCATGACCACCGTCCACGCCGACCCCGCCGCCGCCCGCCGCTACCGCAGGGCCGACTTCCACCTGCACCCGACCATGCGGCTGACCGGCCGGGTGGACCGGGCCGGTCTGCTGGACCCCGGGAGCATCCCGGTGCACCCGGGCAACGCGACCCATCGCGAGCTGCTGGACTCGATCGACCGCCGGCTGCGCGGCGCCGCGCACGGCCCGGACCACCAGCTGATGCTGGCCCACTACGACGAGCTGCTGGTCGCCGACACCGTGTTCGGCAGCGGCTACTGCTACCGCCTGGGCGGCGAGGTCAAGCTGCTGGCGGCCACCTCCAAGCGGCTGGCGGTGCGGCTGCTGCGCGAGGCGCTGGCCCGGGTGCCCGAGGAGACCGAGGCCAGGGTGGAGTTCCTCACCGCCGAGCAGGAGTGGGCGGTGGACGTCGGTCTGGAACTGGGCCTGGGGCTGCACAACCACGGCTTCCTCGCGCTGCGCGGCATGCGGCCGCCGGCTCCCTACCTGCCCAGCGGCGGGCTGCTGTGA
- the erpA gene encoding iron-sulfur cluster insertion protein ErpA encodes MTVQDETTVESGLLLTDAAAAKVKGLLEQEGRDDLALRVAVQPGGCSGLRYQLFFDERSLDGDVVKDFNGVKVVTDRMSAPYLGGATVDFVDTIEKQGFTIDNPNATGSCACGDSFS; translated from the coding sequence ATGACCGTCCAGGACGAGACCACCGTCGAGAGTGGTCTGCTCCTTACCGATGCCGCTGCGGCCAAGGTGAAGGGCCTGCTGGAGCAGGAAGGCCGCGACGACCTCGCGCTGCGTGTCGCCGTCCAGCCCGGTGGTTGCTCGGGCCTGCGGTACCAGCTCTTCTTCGACGAGCGCTCGCTGGACGGCGACGTCGTCAAGGACTTCAACGGGGTCAAGGTCGTCACCGACCGGATGAGCGCCCCCTACCTCGGCGGTGCCACGGTGGACTTCGTGGACACCATCGAGAAGCAGGGCTTCACCATCGACAACCCGAACGCCACCGGCTCCTGCGCCTGCGGCGACTCGTTCAGCTAG